A DNA window from Vagococcus penaei contains the following coding sequences:
- a CDS encoding GntR family transcriptional regulator: protein MFINIDIESDIPVYLQLIYEIKRLIITGSLRQGEFLPSIRNLAGDIGINMHTVNKSYKQLVAEGILVKDTKGFKVGALSKRQMNRTLKKEFNERLRQILIDAAMFNLSYEEFSEWQAKVTEDIMKGND, encoded by the coding sequence TTGTTTATCAATATTGATATTGAATCAGATATACCTGTTTATCTACAACTTATTTATGAAATCAAACGATTAATCATTACTGGTAGCTTGAGACAAGGAGAATTTTTACCCAGTATCAGGAACTTAGCTGGAGATATTGGAATTAATATGCATACGGTTAATAAATCTTATAAACAATTAGTCGCTGAGGGAATTTTAGTCAAAGATACCAAAGGTTTTAAAGTCGGAGCGTTGTCTAAACGACAAATGAATCGGACTTTAAAAAAAGAATTTAATGAACGTTTACGTCAAATTTTGATTGATGCAGCCATGTTTAATTTATCCTATGAAGAATTCAGTGAGTGGCAAGCAAAAGTAACGGAAGATATTATGAAGGGGAATGATTAA
- a CDS encoding DUF1648 domain-containing protein — MVMTSIMSVLIIAIDVTMGLTPLYSRRSNLFGITIPSSLQNDPDIKKMGKRFIKGMLWLNVPLCLPLIVFNNLPLTKENEMIFSGYLGLAILLIFIVYFILYADTRKKLICYLSQKNVSNSQSTIRLDLNFRQNLILVSNWLIVGINCLILLVGVVYTLLTYSKIPSEIPTNFNFQMEPDAFVSKSPLHVMTMPILQLFLLGVFVLTNRGFKQAKQQLASEKTSIYLANDMKFRRISSIGLLISSIFIQILLTMIQVVTVTPDANYGLLLPVVIWTLVGTIGINLYLGIKYRQSGEQLTPNINFDMMKDDKFWKFGLIYWNTNDPSIWVEKKVGTGLSLNFAHWQSWFLLVVVIVFPIVMIAVLGN, encoded by the coding sequence ATGGTGATGACAAGTATCATGTCAGTTTTAATAATTGCAATTGATGTAACAATGGGATTAACGCCTTTATATAGCCGTCGTAGTAATCTATTTGGAATTACCATTCCTAGCAGTTTACAAAACGATCCTGACATAAAAAAAATGGGAAAACGTTTTATCAAAGGAATGCTGTGGCTTAACGTTCCACTTTGTTTACCGCTAATTGTCTTTAATAATCTACCTCTAACAAAAGAGAATGAGATGATTTTTTCTGGTTATCTGGGATTAGCTATTTTACTAATTTTTATTGTTTATTTTATTCTTTATGCAGACACAAGAAAGAAATTAATCTGTTATTTAAGTCAAAAAAATGTTAGTAATTCTCAATCAACGATTCGTCTGGACTTGAATTTCAGACAAAATTTAATTTTGGTGTCAAACTGGTTAATCGTGGGGATTAATTGTTTGATTTTATTAGTGGGAGTTGTTTATACACTGCTAACTTATAGTAAAATTCCTAGCGAAATTCCTACTAATTTTAATTTTCAAATGGAGCCTGATGCATTTGTATCCAAATCACCACTACATGTAATGACGATGCCCATATTACAGTTATTTTTACTTGGAGTTTTTGTATTAACTAATCGCGGATTTAAACAAGCTAAGCAACAGTTAGCAAGTGAGAAAACTAGTATCTACTTAGCAAATGATATGAAATTTCGACGCATTTCTTCGATAGGCTTGCTGATATCTTCAATTTTTATCCAAATTTTACTAACGATGATTCAAGTTGTCACAGTTACTCCTGATGCTAACTATGGTTTATTATTACCAGTTGTGATTTGGACGTTAGTTGGAACTATAGGGATTAATTTATATTTAGGTATTAAATATCGCCAAAGCGGTGAGCAACTGACACCTAATATTAATTTTGATATGATGAAAGATGATAAATTTTGGAAGTTTGGTTTGATTTATTGGAATACTAATGATCCAAGTATTTGGGTTGAGAAAAAAGTTGGGACTGGGTTATCATTGAATTTTGCTCATTGGCAAAGTTGGTTTTTATTAGTAGTTGTTATTGTCTTTCCAATCGTAATGATTGCTGTATTAGGTAATTAA
- a CDS encoding Bax inhibitor-1 family protein, whose protein sequence is MNNMEHTQASGLSKFYSKVYGFLGLGIGISALTSFLVLTVFKAQMAALLATSSFAFWGIWIAQLVLVFYLGKNAFSDSGKSIIGYIAYSALTGVTLSITLQLYSGGTIVNAFVTSAATFIAMSVVGVVIKKDLSAIGHALYSLVLGIIIASLLNIFLLKSSPVDFFISLAMVVVFAGLTAYDNQKIKVLYSQMGDQATSNLAIYCALSLYLDLINLFYAFLRIFSRD, encoded by the coding sequence ATGAATAATATGGAACATACACAAGCAAGTGGCTTGTCAAAATTTTATAGTAAAGTTTACGGTTTTTTAGGCTTAGGAATTGGTATTAGTGCATTGACATCGTTTTTAGTTTTAACAGTTTTTAAAGCTCAGATGGCTGCATTATTAGCTACAAGTTCGTTTGCTTTTTGGGGTATTTGGATCGCGCAATTAGTATTAGTTTTTTATCTAGGTAAAAATGCGTTTAGTGATTCTGGTAAGTCGATTATCGGTTATATCGCATATTCGGCTTTAACAGGTGTCACATTATCCATTACTTTACAACTTTATTCTGGAGGCACAATTGTTAATGCATTTGTAACTTCTGCTGCAACATTTATTGCAATGTCTGTAGTTGGTGTGGTTATTAAAAAAGATCTAAGCGCTATTGGACATGCGTTATATAGTTTAGTTTTAGGGATTATTATTGCCTCATTACTAAATATATTTTTATTAAAAAGTAGCCCTGTTGATTTCTTTATTTCATTAGCAATGGTTGTTGTATTTGCTGGACTTACAGCATACGATAACCAAAAAATTAAAGTTCTCTATTCTCAAATGGGTGATCAAGCAACATCAAACTTAGCTATCTATTGTGCTTTAAGTTTATATTTAGATTTGATTAACTTGTTCTATGCCTTTTTAAGAATTTTTAGCCGCGACTAA
- a CDS encoding MaoC family dehydratase, whose protein sequence is MLNYSRKIGKTIDELVEGQSISLTETIEDSQLLLYLGLTNDANPLFIQHDYGKETEYEQPIVPTIMLMGIISSTISKHLPGPGSNIVNFSFNLVQPVYHYETLTFHFEVIKIDKMKDVVTISIKAHNYEDDRVLDSVVMVHPPKLIKTTQIEEEVTINNE, encoded by the coding sequence ATGCTAAACTATTCTAGAAAAATCGGAAAAACAATTGATGAGTTAGTTGAAGGACAATCGATAAGTTTGACTGAAACAATCGAAGACAGTCAGTTATTGCTGTATTTAGGGTTAACGAATGATGCTAATCCACTGTTTATTCAACATGATTATGGTAAGGAAACTGAGTATGAACAACCAATCGTACCAACAATTATGTTGATGGGGATTATTTCTAGTACGATTTCAAAACATCTGCCCGGACCTGGATCAAACATTGTTAATTTTTCGTTTAATTTAGTTCAACCAGTTTATCATTATGAGACGCTCACGTTTCATTTTGAAGTTATTAAAATTGATAAAATGAAAGATGTAGTAACTATCTCAATCAAAGCACATAATTATGAAGATGATCGAGTTTTAGATAGTGTGGTTATGGTTCATCCTCCAAAATTAATTAAAACAACTCAAATTGAAGAGGAAGTGACAATTAACAATGAATAA
- the polA gene encoding DNA polymerase I, with the protein MEKKKLLLVDGNSVAFRGFFALYQSLERFKNKHGLHTNALYAVNNMLENILEAEKPTHALIAFDAGKTTFRHAFYDEYKGGRSKTPSEFKEQMPYLRDLIEGFGLQHYELANYEADDIIGTLAKQVASDEYEVVILTGDKDLLQLADDHITVKVTVKGVSEIESYTPEHIKEKYTLTPEQIVDMKGLAGDQSDNIPGVTKIGEKTAIKLLTQFGTVEGVYEHIDDLKKSKMKENLINEKETALLSKRLAKIDTQSPITISVDELDYKGKNLDKLVSFYQEMDFNSFLAKLDTSSIDIPVEKKEDIVYTLVDVPTEEMFQSDMSLYIEMLEDNYHTSPIIGVAWGKQNHLYVATDDLIFDHPLFKQWIENVDMTKKTYDMKRTYVALRRYNQQLKQVKFDALLAAYIVDSTNNSDDVAEVSEKFGYHDVDRDEVIYGKGAKKGIPDDMSVFAEHLARKVLAIDYLYDKLSSELEEKEQVDLFYQMELPLAKILADMEIEGITVDASRLVAMKGEFAERLKEIEQKVYTEAGEEFNLNSPKQLGVILFEKMKLPVIKKTKTGYSTAVDVLEKLQHEAPIIDYILEYRQLAKIQSTYVEGLLKVIFADHKIHTRYLQTLTQTGRLSSVDPNLQNIPIRLEEGRKIRQAFVPRQKGWKLFSSDYSQIELRVLAHISNDEHLKQAFINGEDIHAATAMRVFDIANPEDIDGNTRRQAKAVNFGVVYGISDYGLSQNLGISRKEAKAFIDRYFEKYPGVKTYMESIVRDAKELGYVETLYHRRRYLPDINSRNFNLRSFAERTAINTPIQGSAADILKIAMIKISERLKEENMQATMLLQVHDELVFEAPEEEIEKLQQLVEETMAHAVDLHVPLLADSSVGDTWYDAK; encoded by the coding sequence ATGGAAAAAAAGAAATTATTATTAGTTGATGGTAATAGCGTCGCTTTTCGCGGTTTTTTTGCTTTGTACCAATCATTAGAACGATTTAAAAATAAACACGGGTTACACACCAATGCGCTGTATGCCGTTAATAATATGCTAGAAAATATTTTAGAAGCAGAGAAGCCCACTCATGCACTGATTGCATTTGATGCAGGTAAGACAACGTTTAGGCACGCTTTTTATGATGAATACAAAGGTGGTCGTTCGAAAACTCCAAGTGAATTTAAGGAACAAATGCCTTATTTAAGAGATTTAATTGAGGGTTTTGGTTTACAACATTATGAATTGGCAAATTATGAAGCCGATGATATCATTGGCACGTTAGCGAAACAAGTCGCATCTGATGAATACGAAGTTGTTATTTTAACTGGTGATAAGGATTTACTCCAATTAGCGGATGATCACATTACCGTTAAAGTTACGGTTAAAGGCGTGAGTGAGATTGAAAGCTACACACCAGAGCATATTAAAGAAAAATATACACTAACGCCTGAACAAATTGTGGATATGAAAGGCTTAGCTGGTGATCAATCAGATAACATCCCTGGTGTGACTAAAATCGGTGAGAAGACAGCAATTAAACTTTTAACGCAATTTGGAACTGTTGAAGGAGTTTATGAGCACATTGATGACTTGAAAAAAAGTAAAATGAAAGAAAATCTCATTAATGAAAAAGAAACAGCACTATTAAGTAAACGATTAGCTAAGATTGATACGCAAAGTCCCATTACAATTTCAGTCGATGAACTTGATTATAAAGGGAAGAACTTGGATAAATTAGTGTCTTTCTATCAAGAAATGGACTTTAATTCTTTCTTAGCTAAGCTAGATACATCATCTATTGATATTCCAGTTGAAAAAAAAGAAGATATCGTCTATACATTAGTTGATGTACCAACAGAAGAGATGTTTCAATCGGATATGTCACTTTATATTGAAATGTTGGAAGACAACTATCATACATCGCCAATTATTGGAGTAGCATGGGGAAAACAGAATCATCTATATGTCGCTACAGATGATTTGATTTTTGATCATCCGCTATTTAAACAATGGATTGAAAATGTTGATATGACTAAAAAAACCTATGATATGAAACGGACCTATGTTGCATTAAGACGTTATAATCAACAGCTTAAACAAGTGAAATTTGATGCGCTATTGGCTGCTTATATAGTTGATTCAACGAATAATAGTGATGATGTCGCTGAGGTATCTGAAAAATTCGGGTATCATGATGTTGATCGTGATGAAGTCATCTATGGAAAAGGAGCTAAAAAAGGCATCCCAGATGATATGAGTGTCTTTGCTGAGCATTTAGCACGAAAAGTATTAGCCATTGATTATTTATATGATAAATTATCTAGTGAATTGGAAGAAAAAGAGCAAGTTGACTTATTTTATCAGATGGAATTACCTTTAGCTAAAATTTTAGCAGATATGGAAATCGAAGGAATCACCGTCGATGCTAGTCGCCTTGTGGCAATGAAGGGGGAATTTGCTGAACGCCTAAAAGAAATTGAACAAAAAGTCTACACAGAAGCTGGTGAGGAATTTAATTTGAATTCACCAAAGCAATTAGGTGTCATTTTGTTTGAAAAAATGAAATTACCTGTTATTAAAAAAACTAAGACCGGCTATTCGACAGCCGTCGACGTACTAGAAAAATTACAACATGAAGCACCAATCATTGATTATATTTTAGAATATCGTCAATTGGCGAAAATTCAATCGACTTATGTTGAAGGATTACTAAAGGTTATTTTTGCGGATCATAAAATTCACACACGTTACTTACAAACTTTGACGCAAACAGGTCGTTTAAGTTCTGTTGACCCCAACTTACAAAATATTCCAATTCGTTTAGAAGAAGGTCGTAAAATACGTCAAGCATTTGTCCCACGTCAAAAAGGGTGGAAATTATTTTCATCTGATTATTCCCAAATTGAATTGCGGGTTTTAGCTCATATTTCAAATGATGAACACTTAAAACAAGCGTTCATTAACGGTGAAGATATTCATGCTGCAACAGCTATGCGTGTCTTTGATATTGCTAATCCTGAAGATATCGATGGCAACACTCGACGTCAAGCAAAAGCTGTTAACTTCGGAGTTGTTTATGGAATTAGCGACTATGGATTATCTCAGAACCTAGGGATTTCACGTAAAGAAGCTAAAGCGTTTATTGACCGTTATTTTGAAAAATATCCTGGTGTAAAAACATATATGGAATCAATTGTTCGTGATGCGAAAGAGTTAGGCTATGTTGAAACATTGTACCACCGTCGTCGTTATTTACCGGACATCAATTCACGAAATTTTAATTTACGCTCATTTGCTGAGAGAACGGCAATTAACACGCCTATCCAAGGTAGTGCGGCAGATATTTTAAAGATTGCCATGATTAAAATATCTGAGAGATTAAAAGAAGAAAATATGCAGGCAACTATGCTTTTACAGGTTCATGATGAGCTAGTCTTTGAAGCACCAGAAGAAGAAATTGAAAAATTACAACAATTAGTTGAAGAAACTATGGCACATGCTGTTGACCTTCACGTCCCGCTTTTAGCTGATAGTAGTGTTGGTGATACATGGTATGATGCAAAATAA